A window from Corvus cornix cornix isolate S_Up_H32 chromosome 8, ASM73873v5, whole genome shotgun sequence encodes these proteins:
- the LOC104695231 gene encoding uncharacterized protein LOC104695231, which produces MVWCKHSNSHLFLSFLSLLSLETSFLIAIMIICNISAIKDWSTFLSQILPSVNKTLNLVQQVEATTSSVVSVLQDPEQDNYLSNSQSMNSSNFTAGLDHLFQYSYSDNDQLYKEYKPPPRDAIPLPKAVLYLLMAALVVVAVAYAIVGHLIKDLIYDFVEWIFGPNPDDNSNKSDINCISNSVNEMSEMPEVPRHRDRQPQDVVIAIGETCHLPQQT; this is translated from the exons ATGGTTTGGTGTAAGCACAGCAATTCTCAcctctttctgtcctttttaaGTCTCTTGAGCTTGGAGACCTCTTTCCTCATTGCAATTATGATTATTTGCAACATCAGTGCCATCAAAGATTGGAGCACTTTCCTTTCCCAAATCCTCCCCAGCGTCAACAAGACTCTGAACTTGGTGCAGCAAGTGGAAGCCACCACCAGCTCCGTGGTAAGTGTCCTCCAGGACCCCGAACAGGACAACTACCTGTCCAATAGCCAGTCCATGAACTCCAGCAACTTCACAGCTGGCCTGGACCACTTGTTCCAGTACTCATACTCAGACAATGACCAGCTCTACAAGGAGTACAAACCCCCTCCTCGAGACGCCATTCCTTTGCCCAAGGCTGTCCTCTACCTTCTCATGGCAGCcctggtggtggtggcagtggcGTACGCCATCGTCGGGCATCTCATCAAGGACCTCATTTACGACTTTGTAG aaTGGATCTTTGGCCCCAACCCGGATGACAACAGCAACAAGAGCGACATCAACTGCATCAGCAACAGCGTCAACGAGATGAGTGAGATGCCCGAGGTGCCGCGGCACCGGGACCGCCAGCCCCAGGACGTGGTCATTGCCATCGGCGAGACTTGCCACTTGCCACAGCAGACGTGA